GTTTTCCTAAGTTCAAGTCAATGAAAGGAAGTTGGAGGTTGGCAGTGTTGGCTGAATGTGAAAAACAAAGCTTTTTCTCAAGATAATGAACTTAAAGACTATTAGGAGTTTGAACTAGCAGGCTAAATGACTACCTAGCAGTGCTGCTAAAGAGTAGGTTTCTGCTTTGACTAGGGGTTTGGAGTAGCTGAATTAAGATTTCTGTAACTCCTAGTTTGTTTTATAAAAACCTATCAGAAGGGTGAAATGTGTAAAGTAAGCAAAAACGTTCTCTTTCACCAATAGGCATTTGTTTTCTCATccttttgattttgcttttgatGTTCAGGTGAGATACCAGAGAGCTGTAGCTGATTGTGAAAACATAAGGAGGCGAACCCAGAGATGTGTGGAAGATGCCAAGATATTTGGTGAgagatttattttacaataaaaaatatctttggctgggtgtggtggcttatgcctataacctagcactttgagaggctgaggctgtcagatcacatgagatcaggattCGAGACctgaccagccaacatggtgacacacaccacaccaccccaccccaccccggcgccatctctactgaaaatacaaacattagctgggcatggtggtgggcgcctgtaatcctagctactctggaagctgaggcatgagaatctcttgaacccaggaggcagaggttgctgtgagccagaatcatgcccctacactccagcctggtcaacagaatgagactcagtttcaaaaagaaagaaaaaaatgtctttgacTTTAAGGTAGCTACCTGTTTTGACACAGACCCTTAAGCCTGTCCCTGGATTAAAGTCAGATTAACAAAGTCCTTGCCTTTCACCACTGGAGCTTTGCTATTGTGTCATAGACATTTCTAATGATGATATTTCTTGCCCTCATTTCTGTAAGAAAAATCAAGTTTTAGAATTGAGAGTAATGGGATTTCTCAACAACTGAATTTACTTTTATCTTGTAACAGTTCATATGACtcttaaaaaaatcagacaaatttTGTGGTCCATCTCCAGCAACTTCATAGCCAACTTGCCTCATCTGTGGCTGTATCTTACTTTTATGCTCCTGTGTAGCCAATCCTCAAGAATACACCATTCTTGACACCCCTTAGCATAGTGTCGTTGactttcttttgtattattactTTCCTTCTCATGAAATATTAATGTCTTGTCCCTGTTGAGAATGTAATGCCTTAGCACAACTGGAACAGGAAGGAATTTTCAAAATGTACATAAGTCAATACTACAAGCAAATAGCAACAGAAATTCATGATACAtaaaaatagttgtttttaaaGGACAGGTTTAAGCCTGCTGTATATAGTCTTACCTAGTTCTTGGATTCTGTCTTTTCCATTTCCAAGTCAGGTTCCTAGTCATATTTGCCTTCTGAGAGAGACACTGATTTGTCGGTTGTGTTAGCTGGTAATCAGTGATGATCTCTGAGTCCTGTGTGGCAACCTTTCCACTTGCTGGACTGCTCAGCATACCTAGCCATCTATCTAGGCCTTACCCAAACTCCATGCCCAAGGACAGAGTGATTTCCTCACAAACAACTAAAATGTCTGGCTTCTCCACAGGAATCCAGAGTTTCTGTAAGGACTTAGTGGAAGTGGCTGACATTTTGGAGAAGACTACAGAGTGCATTTCTGAAGAATCAGAGCCAGGGGACCAGAAGCTCACTCTAGAAAAGGTCTTCCGAGGGTTGTCGCTTTTAGAAGCAAAGCTGAAAAGTGTGTTTGCCAAGCATGGCCTGGAGAAACTAACACCCATTGGTGACAAATATGACCCCCATCAGCATGAACTCATCTGTCATGTGCCAGCTGGTGTTGGGGTGCAGCCTGGCACCGTGGCATTAGTAAGACAAGATGGCTACAAACTTCATGGCCGCACCATTAGACTTGCCCGGGTGGAAGTGGCAGTAGAGTCTCAGAGAAGACTGTGAAGAGGCCATCAGGAACTGGATGTTCTCCCAGAGTGCAGTCAcctatgtttcttttatttattaaactagGTTTGTATTGTACATGAGGTACTTCATGTGATATGTTTTGGATTTAGTCATATTGGCTTTATTTCTAAGATATTCTATTGATTTAATATGACCTGTTTGGTCTCATCAGAAGTCTTACCATTGGGCATTTGAACAGTGTGACAAGTGTTCCCATGGCCTTTATCAAAACATGTTTAGGAAAATTGGTACTCTGATGAATCTGAATCCAAAGTCCTTTTAACTATATGTTTTCAACTACATGTTCCTTCCTAGCGGTCCCTATAACAGGAATTGTAAAGTATCCTGTATTTTGTGGATCAAGGAGACGGTAGGGATTGGTTCAACATTTGGGTACTTAGGGGATAAAGCTTCATAGTTGTATAAATTTATATCATTTGCGTTGATTTTTATACATACAGATTTTCAGGActttaccttttgttttttttcccttttagccATCTTTTgtccctgtaattccaactagATAGGCTTTATGCTCACATCATTATCCCATACCCACCCCTCTCTCATCTGCATTTGCAGGGGCTAATGGTCTAGGTGAGACTTGAAAGGCAAGGAGCATCAGGAAATTTGAGGTACCCAGGACCCTTTCAAGCAAGAATGGCCAAAAAGCCTTGTGCTATCTTTGCTCTGAGTtatcttcaaattattttcagcCTCCCTGTCATATAATCATTTCAGGCAGATTGAGCTAAAGACCCACATGGCTCTATTTAGGTAATTTATCTACAACTTCTCTGCCCCTTTGTCAATGTTGCTTATAATCCCTTCATTAGATGATGGGAAGTGGTGATGATCAGGACAAAAGTGTTAGGTTCCCatgatttcttatttattaatagttatgctgaaattttttttaagtttcctcctGCTGTATGTTATTTTTGGTGATAAGAACACTTAAGTATTCtcttctcttagcaatttttttttttttctgtgttgcccaggctgacctccagctcctgggctcaaacaatcctgcctcagcctgccaagtagctaggactacaggcgttcaCCACTGCGCCcactaagttttttgtttgtttttttttaagttggtacTCACAAATCACTACCTCTGTTACACTGACAAgctttatttcctattttttgtatCTGTTAGGTCACATTTGTGTAAACATCTAgctcatcttttatattttaacctCCTAGAGTTAATGGGcctatgtgggttttttttttccaagtgttATAGCTGGTGTTTTGTAAAAGATTTGTCCAATAAATGacttaatgaatgaataacaCATCAGTCAGACTTTAGGAAGGCAGTCGATTATGGATTATTTTAATGTTGGAAGAGGCCTGAATGGTCGAATCTTACCCTTTCTGCTTCTGAAGTATTTTTAGGACTGAACCCAAGGAAAATAATCTCTAGACTATTGACTAAAGTTCAATGAGAATATGAATAAAGAGCAACTAGATATTAATGTCAGTCATTGGGCATGCAAATCAGTGGCCAGCAGACAGTCAGATGTTGTTGGATATCCGGATTGTATAGGTTTAGGTTTAAGTTATTACTCATAAAATCCATTTCCACTGGAACTCTACGACCTCATTCAGTGGGTGGTGAAAAGTTGGCCTCTTATACATTATGGATAACTATAAGACAGCACACAAGCATATCAATAAAGCCATCTCCTTGTGGGCCCTACCATCTTCATCAGATTTAGACacttaaaaaaacaagtaaatatgcacttttaaaatgcaatcaaaagATTGGTGGTAAGCTTTTAAAACCAGAACATCTTTTGGCATTCTACTAAGTGTATATtgtaaatttaagaaataatcaaGATTCATAATAGGAAGTTGTctttttttgccttcatttctatGAGATTGACAGATGGTGACAATAAGAAAATGAGCTGATTATAATTGCCCTCTGTGTGTTTTTATTGCTAGCTATCATTACTGTTTAGAATTAACATTAATTAGAATTAACAATAATTTTCGGCGTGGAATGTTATGATTACCTAAAGATATGtctctaccttctgggctcaagcgatcctcccacctcagcctataccaagtagccaggactacaggcaagcacacCACCATATTCGGCTaggtttttttgggggtgggggggtggggggaggggttgtttgtttatgttttacagacagggtctcactatattgcccaagctagaaGAATTCTCTAATACTTTTTACAGCTCCCATTTTGGCAAGTAAATTGAGAATGACTTTAGGTTCTTCTATTATTCAGTAGTTTTGCAGACTTAAAGTGTAAATTTAGCATTAGAAGATGAAGCTATCATAGTAAGAAACTCAAGTTGAAGGGCTTTGGGTTGCCAAAGCAGCATAATAGAGCATAGGCTTGAACTTAATTCTTGACAACATTGTAAGGAGCAAGTGAAATGTGTTAAATGCCTACTACAGTAGGCTCtcggatatttattttattgttttatcatgCACATtgtttttcctgactttttatggCTGTCTGAAGTCTAGGGAAAAGGGAAGACTGGTTAATGATGAGTAGAAAAAGCTTGTAAGCTAATCATTCACTGACTTATTTCCCTCGCaccttctgtttttttaaaaattagccacaccaCACAAAACCCATATTTTAGACAGCAACAGCAAGAAAATTGTTTCAGTGCTCTTATTTTCACCTTAATGGTATAGTAAAAAGACATTGGCTTGCAGATGATACTAAGGAAGCTTTGGCTCACTCTCACTTGAAAGTGGGATCTTGGTGTTTTCGTACTTGTATTGTACAAATCTTTTACTGACTTTTCTTACTGCTACAAAGGAATCAGGCAGTTGGGTATTGATATGTTATCTAGTGCTCTCATTCACGGCAAAggatttgataaatgaataaagattcTTAAAACTAAAGCAAAATCAAATGAGCAAAACTAAAGATGAAATGTAATATTCATCAGAACAAGGATCACtgagaaaaatattctgaaacaACTTTAATAAAACCTGAATTGAAATAACTGCAGTTCAGGTGTTTAGAGTTTTTGTCTGCCTATTCATATTGTATATGGAAAGTTATGGGTACTTCATGACTGCTGACCTGCCTCGTTGATGCTCTGGAAAGGTATGTCAAGATCTCACAGCAGCACAGCCAAGTGGATGCAGTATGGGCTTTCCATACCCTGCCTCAGTGTTGAAATCTTGTCTGTTTTCTTACTCCTTGACTTGCCTCTTTCTGATTCCTATGTATTTCTTAAATCTGAATTCctatttagtggagatggggcctCACCCCGTTGGCCGggctgtatttttagtggagatggggtctcaccccGTTGACCAGgctatatttttagtggagatggagtctcaccccgttggccaggctggtctcaaactcctgacctcaggtgatctacctgtctctgcctcccaaagtactggaatcacaggcgtgagccactgcatctggtcctatttctgccttcttttctagCATTGACTTGTTTTCTTGGGTTTGCTTCTTGGTTCTAGGTGTCTTATTTCCTTTGACTACTGCACTTGTACTGCTGGATTACCGACTGTTCTCACCAAATTACAGACACTTGGCCTTGTTCTGACCTTCAGCTTCCCCATGTTCATCCTACCTTCTGACTGCCTGGCTTTGTCTTTACCTCTGCTTCTCAGCTAGCTTCCATACCTAGACTCATGGCTGAATGGCCCTCTGCTGGGCCAGCCTTTCCTGGGATTTGGTCTTGCATTTTCATGATCTTTCCAATCCTGTCTGTATACTGTAGCTCCATACACCAATTTTCCCATATTCCCAGTGCTAGTCAATGAGTATATTATTCCTATCCACTCATGTTGTCCATGCTCCCAAGTTCACAGTGGTGGTTTTAAAATGGCTCCAGAATTCCTTGACACCTTTATTGAGGAGTAGGGCCTATGTCCATACTTGAATCTCCTTGGAGCTTTGTGATTGCTTGACCAATAGAATACAGTGGAAGTAACACTGCCATTTTCTGGATGCAAGTCTTAAAAAACTAGTATCCCCACTTCCTGTCTTGGGATGCTTATCCTTGGAACCTTACCATCATGCCAAGAGCAAGCTGAAGTAGCCTGTGGAATGGAACTGAGGGCCCTGGTTGAGCTTTCAGCTGAGCCAGCACTATCATGCCAGTCAGTGAGCCATCTTGAAGGTGGATCTTCCCATACCCAGTGGAGCAGCTCCAAATGACACCACATGCAACAGATGAGCTGATCTTACTGAGTCCTGCTTAAGGTGCAGtgtgagcaaaataaatgactgttactttaagccactaaatttttaATGGTTTATTACACAACCGCAGATAAAATGATAGTCACCCCACTGCATTCCCAGTCTGGCACTCTGCCACAAGAATGGTGCCTACTTGCTTTTTCCCTTATCAGCTCTGTTGAATTTCTCTCACGATGATGAGCACACACTCTGTTGATGGGATGGTAGGGTTAGAAGGGCTTCCTAACAGAAGAAAACAGCTCTAGATTCAAGAGTTACAAAGGACCCTAAAATTACAAGCAAAGTCAAGAAGATGAATTTAAACACTAACATGATTTACCCTGCAAAAAAACGACAAGTACATCAGTACATAAGAGAATTTGGCACACAATGGTCAATGAATGcttgttttaaaaactgtttaaggGAGTATCTGGAATCTTTGAGGGAGCTGCTGTCATCCAGAAAGATCTGGGAGCCAAGGCACCCGCCATGTCAGCCTTCATCCTGGCTTTCCGGTCACCCCAAAGAGGCCACTCTGAACAGCACAGGCTTCCCAGCCCCAGAGGCACTGTACTGCCCCTATGCCTGGACCACCTCCACCGGCCTGCGCACCTCCCACCTGCAAATGAACTTAAAAGGTGTTGCATCCTGACCattgccaaaataaaaatttaagattatGACAAATGCATGATTATTCACCTACCAGTTTACTAGTAGTAATCCAGTTTGGCCCAAGTAAATTAAGTCTCAGTGCTGACTTAGAACCCCAGCTATAAGCTCTTTCACCACTCTCTGaatcctttccattttttggttttgttttgtttgtttgtttttgtttttttttttttttttgagtaggagtctcactgtgtcacccaggccagagtgcagtggccggatctcagctcactgcaacctccacctcctgggttcaagcgattctcccgccccagcttcctgagtagctgggattacagacgcccaccaccacgcccagctaatttttgcattttagtagagatggagcttcagcatgttggccaggctagtctcaaactcctgacctcaggtgatctcccaaagtaatgggattacagtcgtgagccactacacccggcccagTTTCTTATTTTAGCCATAATCTGACTGAGTAAATAcggattgtatttatttttatatatttatttttagaggcgGGGTCTTTGTCactcaaggctggagtgcagtggcacaatcatagcccacCGTAACCccaagctcctggtctcaagcctcccacctctgcctcctgaatagctaggactacagggtatgcaccaccactcctagcaaattttttttctttttagaaacggGATCtctga
This Callithrix jacchus isolate 240 chromosome 2, calJac240_pri, whole genome shotgun sequence DNA region includes the following protein-coding sequences:
- the GRPEL2 gene encoding grpE protein homolog 2, mitochondrial, which codes for MAVRSLWAGRLRVQCLLSSTAAWENKGWPLLFSTAIQRTAGEDCRSEDPPDELGPSLAERALRIKAVKLEKEVQDLTVRYQRAVADCENIRRRTQRCVEDAKIFGIQSFCKDLVEVADILEKTTECISEESEPGDQKLTLEKVFRGLSLLEAKLKSVFAKHGLEKLTPIGDKYDPHQHELICHVPAGVGVQPGTVALVRQDGYKLHGRTIRLARVEVAVESQRRL